Part of the Salvelinus sp. IW2-2015 unplaced genomic scaffold, ASM291031v2 Un_scaffold2367, whole genome shotgun sequence genome is shown below.
TGTTGGTGTAGGTCTGAGCTGAGAGTGGCTATGGTCTTATTCAGATCAGCAGTTCTGATGTCCATCAGTTGTTTCtcaattgttgcatcttgtttcAGCACAGCATTCTCTTTACTGAGCTCACCAACATCATGTTTGAGTTTAGAGATCTCCTGCTCCAAGTCTGAGTTTAACTTAGAGATGTTCTTCAGCTCAGAGTTTGTCTTCTTCAGATCAAAAAACCCCTCATCAgatttctcttcttcctctttaaCTTCCATCTTCATCTTTTTACAGtcactcttcccctcctcctcctcagtcttCATAGCCCCCTCCTGAAAAGAAACCGTGATACACATTTAATCCAATTATAATGTATTACAAGCACTTGTAGATAAGTGTTTGTAGCCATTCTAATAATGTATTGTTAATGACAGCACCTCTTtgatcctctctgtctgtccagtgTTGCCTTGGTGATCTTTGTGTCCCCCGTCTCCAGTGACATCAGCCAGGGTGTGTCTCTGCAGTGCTGGGACGGTGTAGTGCTGTCTGACGTGGCTCTCACAGTAGGAGACAGTGCAGGTCAGACAGGACTTGACTGCTCTGAGCTTCCGTCCAGAGCAGATATCACAGGCCACGTCCCCAGGCCCAGCGTAGCCCAGAGCAGGGAGGGCAGGACTGAAGCCTGCCTGATGGAGCCCCTGGAGCACCCTGACCAAGGCTGTGTTAGTGTAGAGTACAGGCCGGTCTCTGGATCTCTTACTGCACTGGGGACACATATAGTCTCCTGCAGGGCCAGGCTGGGCCCAGTATGTGCTGATGCACTGCCTGCAGTAACTGTGTCCACAGGGAACGGAGACCGGGTCTCTCAGCACCTCTGAACACACAGAGCATCTGAACTGATCCTCAGTCAGCAGACTggcactgagagagaggagagagagagaggagagagagagagaagagagagagagagagagagagagagagagagagagagagagaagaggagaaagagagagagagagagagagaagaagagagagagagagagagagagagcaaactcGGAGTTCCAATTAAGCATGCaacagctgaaaagatgagctcctaaaAATATGAAATTTATATggtttttagagtaaagtacatcgaaaaaaatgcAAAAGAAAACTGCCTAGACCTGAATAGGCgaaccaaacaagcagcaaacaaagaagaaagcttttgaaaaagtaacatttTTCTTTCAAAATTATAAGTTTTCCGTTAGCTGCTCTAAGTTGTTTACGCTGTTGCTAAGCAGTTGCTGGGACTTCCTGAATAAGAAGCTAGCTAAGCTAACAGGAGTGTCTAGTtgacagaagagaagaaagggacaaagtgggacaataaggaaagaagaaagaaagggaaGGGGACATCAAAGGTGAAGCAGTCCCTCTAAGAGACATAAAAGACCATAATACAagaacaacacttctattgcaaCTTTGTAGCCCAACATCACCAGGTTGCTATGGACATATGTTTAACCACCAGACATCAAACAGAGAAGCTAAGAAAAGTTTCAAAGGTTTGTTGATGGACGAAGAACCATGA
Proteins encoded:
- the LOC112073790 gene encoding E3 ubiquitin-protein ligase TRIM39-like, coding for MCPQCSKRSRDRPVLYTNTALVRVLQGLHQAGFSPALPALGYAGPGDVACDICSGRKLRAVKSCLTCTVSYCESHVRQHYTVPALQRHTLADVTGDGGHKDHQGNTGQTERIKEEGAMKTEEEEGKSDCKKMKMEVKEEEEKSDEGFFDLKKTNSELKNISKLNSDLEQEISKLKHDVGELSKENAVLKQDATIEKQLMDIRTADLNKTIATLSSDLHQHIKPVLKNMTMDYVDVTLDPDTAHHYLILSEDGKQVRHGDIKKDLPDNPERFDTGLCVLGKEGFSSGRFYYEVQVKEKTGWILGVVKESINRKGEITVSPEDGYWTVWLKNGKYTANANHSVPLSLREKPQKVGVFVDYEEGRVSFYNVEARSHIYSFTGYTFTEKLYPFFCPGLNDGGKNSTPLVITPVDITD